One genomic window of Solanum stenotomum isolate F172 chromosome 9, ASM1918654v1, whole genome shotgun sequence includes the following:
- the LOC125876649 gene encoding proteinaceous RNase P 1, chloroplastic/mitochondrial-like isoform X2 has product MASIPFKPLQPTQFQFQLQLYSSTILLNPFKFHTTLPRISSSIHVTHVETTEQEISHTRRDSKTNSNENGSGFSSFAPKYKRVDSGQENGAKRVVLRDRNAKLKPKRRTSESSSSSSTNNKKAVESKKSKIDSTLRIGLDMCSKRGDVLSAIRLYDLALLQGIVMGQYHYAVLLYLCASAATGLIHPAKSGSGSRTLNAPNEPSSHNNSNEFNVIDHDSHLLGSSTVDEFVQFMKSSAKSCNLQSVRHDDSGIKVSEDVRHYALTRGFEIYEKMLSDKVQMNEATLTSVARMAMALGNGDMAFHVVKKMKEDGINPKLRSYGPSLSVFCNNGDVDKAFIVEQHMLENGIYPEEPELEALLKVSIDAGRSERVYYLLHKLREGIRQVSPSTADLIDKWFNSKVASRVGKRKWDVRSIHKAIKNGGGGWHGQGWLGNGKWTVSRAIVGSDGCCKCCAEKLVTIDLDPEETEKFAKSVASIAAQRERNSSFQKFQRWLDYYGPFEAVIDGANVGLYSQRKFRPSKVNAVVNGIRQMLPSKKWPLIVLHNRRITGDKMDEPFNRSLVEKWKNADAIYATPTGSNDDWYWLYAAIKFRCLLVTNDEMRDHLFQLLGNDFFPKWKERHQVRFSFSETGPVFHMPPPCSIVIQESEEGYWHVPIASELESEEERTWLCIRRANSPMANQDSSTVNISKNVGDPTHKCPPTSSDPPHNQGDARSSTRRKNQVKVTGKRHGSHGQELKAAEELGSCVVDFQI; this is encoded by the exons ATGGCCTCCATCCCCTTCAAACCCCTTCAACCAACTCAATTCCAATTCCAACTCCAACTCTATTCTTCAACGATTCTACTAAACCCCTTCAAGTTTCATACTACTCTACCAAGAATTTCATCTTCCATTCATGTCACTCACGTGGAGACAACAGAGCAAGAAATTTCACACACCAGAAGAGATAGTAAAACTAATAGTAACGAAAATGGTTCTGGGTTTTCCTCCTTTGCTCCCAAATATAAGAGAGTTGATTCTGGTCAGGAAAATGGTGCCAAAAGAGTTGTTCTTAGAGACAGAAATGCAAAATTGAAACCTAAAAGAAGGACCTCTGaatcttcctcttcctcttctacTAATAATAAGAAGGCGGTGGAGTCAAAGAAGAGTAAAATTGATTCTACATTGAGGATTGGATTAGATATGTGCTCAAAAAGAGGGGATGTACTTAGTGCAATTAGGCTATATGATTTGGCCTTGCTACAAGGAATAGTAATGGGACAGTATCACTATGCTGTACTTCTCTATCTTTGTGCTTCTGCAGCTACTGGTCTCATTCACCCAGCAAAAAGTGGAAGTGGTAGTAGGACTTTGAATGCTCCCAATGAACCTTCTTCTCATAATAACAGCAACGAGTTTAACGTAATTGACCATGATTCACATTTGTTGGGCTCTTCCACTGTAGATGAATTTGTTCAATTTATGAAGAGTAGTGCAAAAAGTTGTAATTTACAAAGTGTAAGACATGATGACAGTGGAATTAAAGTGAGTGAAGATGTAAGACATTATGCACTTACAAGGGGTTTTGAAATCTATGAGAAAATGCTCTCAGATAAGGTACAAATGAATGAAGCAACCCTTACATCTGTTGCAAGAATGGCAATGGCATTAGGCAATGGTGACATGGCATTTCATGTtgtaaagaaaatgaaagaagatggaATAAACCCCAAACTACGATCGTATGGTCCTTCCTTATCTGTTTTCTGCAATAATGGGGATGTCGACAAGGCATTTATAGTTGAACAACACATGTTGGAGAATGGTATCTATCCAGAGGAACCTGAGCTGGAGGCACTTCTAAAAGTAAGTATAGACGCTGGTAGGAGTGAAAGGGTGTACTATTTGTTGCATAAGCTTAGAGAAGGAATTCGACAAGTCTCACCTTCTACTGCAGATTTGATTGACAAGTGGTTCAACAGCAAGGTAGCTTCAAGGGTGGGAAAAAGAAAATGGGATGTAAGATCCATACACAAAGCTATTAAAAATGGAGGTGGTGGCTGGCATGGACAAGGCTGGTTGGGTAATGGAAAATGGACTGTATCACGTGCAATCGTTGGCTCTGATGGCTGCTGCAAATGCTGTGCTGAGAAGCTCGTCACCATTGATCTTGATCCCGAAGAAACTGAAAAGTTTGCCAAGTCAGTTGCTTCTATAGCTGCGCAGAGAGAGAGAAATTCGAGCTTCCAGAAATTTCAA AGATGGCTTGATTACTATGGACCATTTGAAGCTGTTATTGATGGTGCAAATGTTGGTCTTTACAGCCAAAGAAAGTTTAGGCCATCTAAG GTCAATGCTGTCGTCAATGGAATTCGTCAGATGCTTCCTTCAAAAAAGTGGCCACTAATAGTTTTGCACAATAGACGTATTACTGGAGATAAGATGGATGAACCATTCAATAGATCGTTAGTTGAGAAGTGGAAAAATGCGGATGCGATCTATGCAACACCTACTGGGTCAAATGATGATTG GTACTGGCTGTATGCAGCTATAAAATTTCGGTGCTTGCTTGTGACCAATGATGAGATGAGGGACCATTTGTTTCAACTTCTGGGAAATGACTTTTTCCCAAAATGGAAGGAAAGGCATCAG GTGCGTTTCAGTTTCTCTGAAACAGGTCCAGTGTTTCACATGCCACCTCCATGTTCTATTGTAATTCAG GAGTCAGAAGAAGGATACTGGCATGTACCAATTGCCTCAGAACTTGAATCTGAAGAGGAAAGGACGTGGTTGTGCATTAGGCGTGCCAATTCACCTATGGCAAATCAAGATTCTTCCACTGTAAACATAT CCAAAAATGTTGGTGATCCCACTCACAAATGCCCTCCTACGTCATCAGACCCTCCTCACAACCAGGGAGATGCAAGGTCAAGCACAAGAAGGAAAAATCAAGTTAAGGTGACAGGAAAAAGGCATGGCAGCCATGGTCAGG AACTGAAGGCCGCAGAGGAGTTAGGGAGTTGCGTAGTCGATTTCCAAATATAA
- the LOC125876649 gene encoding proteinaceous RNase P 1, chloroplastic/mitochondrial-like isoform X1 — protein sequence MASIPFKPLQPTQFQFQLQLYSSTILLNPFKFHTTLPRISSSIHVTHVETTEQEISHTRRDSKTNSNENGSGFSSFAPKYKRVDSGQENGAKRVVLRDRNAKLKPKRRTSESSSSSSTNNKKAVESKKSKIDSTLRIGLDMCSKRGDVLSAIRLYDLALLQGIVMGQYHYAVLLYLCASAATGLIHPAKSGSGSRTLNAPNEPSSHNNSNEFNVIDHDSHLLGSSTVDEFVQFMKSSAKSCNLQSVRHDDSGIKVSEDVRHYALTRGFEIYEKMLSDKVQMNEATLTSVARMAMALGNGDMAFHVVKKMKEDGINPKLRSYGPSLSVFCNNGDVDKAFIVEQHMLENGIYPEEPELEALLKVSIDAGRSERVYYLLHKLREGIRQVSPSTADLIDKWFNSKVASRVGKRKWDVRSIHKAIKNGGGGWHGQGWLGNGKWTVSRAIVGSDGCCKCCAEKLVTIDLDPEETEKFAKSVASIAAQRERNSSFQKFQRWLDYYGPFEAVIDGANVGLYSQRKFRPSKVNAVVNGIRQMLPSKKWPLIVLHNRRITGDKMDEPFNRSLVEKWKNADAIYATPTGSNDDWYWLYAAIKFRCLLVTNDEMRDHLFQLLGNDFFPKWKERHQVRFSFSETGPVFHMPPPCSIVIQESEEGYWHVPIASELESEEERTWLCIRRANSPMANQDSSTVNISKNVGDPTHKCPPTSSDPPHNQGDARSSTRRKNQVKVTGKRHGSHGQGKEAPEEIYRSLKNILQPSITLDHCSILPELKAAEELGSCVVDFQI from the exons ATGGCCTCCATCCCCTTCAAACCCCTTCAACCAACTCAATTCCAATTCCAACTCCAACTCTATTCTTCAACGATTCTACTAAACCCCTTCAAGTTTCATACTACTCTACCAAGAATTTCATCTTCCATTCATGTCACTCACGTGGAGACAACAGAGCAAGAAATTTCACACACCAGAAGAGATAGTAAAACTAATAGTAACGAAAATGGTTCTGGGTTTTCCTCCTTTGCTCCCAAATATAAGAGAGTTGATTCTGGTCAGGAAAATGGTGCCAAAAGAGTTGTTCTTAGAGACAGAAATGCAAAATTGAAACCTAAAAGAAGGACCTCTGaatcttcctcttcctcttctacTAATAATAAGAAGGCGGTGGAGTCAAAGAAGAGTAAAATTGATTCTACATTGAGGATTGGATTAGATATGTGCTCAAAAAGAGGGGATGTACTTAGTGCAATTAGGCTATATGATTTGGCCTTGCTACAAGGAATAGTAATGGGACAGTATCACTATGCTGTACTTCTCTATCTTTGTGCTTCTGCAGCTACTGGTCTCATTCACCCAGCAAAAAGTGGAAGTGGTAGTAGGACTTTGAATGCTCCCAATGAACCTTCTTCTCATAATAACAGCAACGAGTTTAACGTAATTGACCATGATTCACATTTGTTGGGCTCTTCCACTGTAGATGAATTTGTTCAATTTATGAAGAGTAGTGCAAAAAGTTGTAATTTACAAAGTGTAAGACATGATGACAGTGGAATTAAAGTGAGTGAAGATGTAAGACATTATGCACTTACAAGGGGTTTTGAAATCTATGAGAAAATGCTCTCAGATAAGGTACAAATGAATGAAGCAACCCTTACATCTGTTGCAAGAATGGCAATGGCATTAGGCAATGGTGACATGGCATTTCATGTtgtaaagaaaatgaaagaagatggaATAAACCCCAAACTACGATCGTATGGTCCTTCCTTATCTGTTTTCTGCAATAATGGGGATGTCGACAAGGCATTTATAGTTGAACAACACATGTTGGAGAATGGTATCTATCCAGAGGAACCTGAGCTGGAGGCACTTCTAAAAGTAAGTATAGACGCTGGTAGGAGTGAAAGGGTGTACTATTTGTTGCATAAGCTTAGAGAAGGAATTCGACAAGTCTCACCTTCTACTGCAGATTTGATTGACAAGTGGTTCAACAGCAAGGTAGCTTCAAGGGTGGGAAAAAGAAAATGGGATGTAAGATCCATACACAAAGCTATTAAAAATGGAGGTGGTGGCTGGCATGGACAAGGCTGGTTGGGTAATGGAAAATGGACTGTATCACGTGCAATCGTTGGCTCTGATGGCTGCTGCAAATGCTGTGCTGAGAAGCTCGTCACCATTGATCTTGATCCCGAAGAAACTGAAAAGTTTGCCAAGTCAGTTGCTTCTATAGCTGCGCAGAGAGAGAGAAATTCGAGCTTCCAGAAATTTCAA AGATGGCTTGATTACTATGGACCATTTGAAGCTGTTATTGATGGTGCAAATGTTGGTCTTTACAGCCAAAGAAAGTTTAGGCCATCTAAG GTCAATGCTGTCGTCAATGGAATTCGTCAGATGCTTCCTTCAAAAAAGTGGCCACTAATAGTTTTGCACAATAGACGTATTACTGGAGATAAGATGGATGAACCATTCAATAGATCGTTAGTTGAGAAGTGGAAAAATGCGGATGCGATCTATGCAACACCTACTGGGTCAAATGATGATTG GTACTGGCTGTATGCAGCTATAAAATTTCGGTGCTTGCTTGTGACCAATGATGAGATGAGGGACCATTTGTTTCAACTTCTGGGAAATGACTTTTTCCCAAAATGGAAGGAAAGGCATCAG GTGCGTTTCAGTTTCTCTGAAACAGGTCCAGTGTTTCACATGCCACCTCCATGTTCTATTGTAATTCAG GAGTCAGAAGAAGGATACTGGCATGTACCAATTGCCTCAGAACTTGAATCTGAAGAGGAAAGGACGTGGTTGTGCATTAGGCGTGCCAATTCACCTATGGCAAATCAAGATTCTTCCACTGTAAACATAT CCAAAAATGTTGGTGATCCCACTCACAAATGCCCTCCTACGTCATCAGACCCTCCTCACAACCAGGGAGATGCAAGGTCAAGCACAAGAAGGAAAAATCAAGTTAAGGTGACAGGAAAAAGGCATGGCAGCCATGGTCAGGGTAAGGAAGCACCTGAAGAGATATATAGAagtcttaaaaatatattacaacCGTCAATAACCTTAGATCATTGTTCTATTCTTCCAGAACTGAAGGCCGCAGAGGAGTTAGGGAGTTGCGTAGTCGATTTCCAAATATAA